DNA sequence from the Lycium barbarum isolate Lr01 chromosome 5, ASM1917538v2, whole genome shotgun sequence genome:
TTAAAGGTCCTGAATCCAGTGATTAGTCGTATAAAGTACACCACGGGAGTTGAAGAGACAACATAGTTTATGATATAAAAGATCAGAATATTATAAAAGATACACAAAAAAGATCAGTTTTGGAATCTTTCCTTTCTTTGAAAGGGATAAAGGAATGGGGGTTCTATTAtgattttttcaaaaattagagTTCTATTATGGAGTTGGAGCTCCACTTCAGTTGATTTAAATGGAATGGGGGATTTAATCCACGTCAGAGTCTATGTGGATGGCCATGTGGCAATTTTTTCCATGTAGGATTGCCCCATCAGCATCCAAACAGGTCTATTAAGAAGAGGGGTATTTGTGGTGCTGGAGTGATGGCGAGGGTATATTTGGTCCCAAAATCAAACAGAGGGTATGTGTGGTCTATTTTGAATAGTTCAGgcgtaattttggccctttttcgaagaaagaaagaaacaagcaagcTATATGAGTGATCTAAAAAAAAATCAGCGAGTGAACAAAGATAATAATACTCCTAATACGGAAAAGAAATCCTCGTGGCCCCCTACTAGCCCTCTATCATGATACTcgacctccacaccttcctatcacCGGTCTTGTCCACAGTAAGCTGAAGTAGCACCATATTCTGTTGAATTACCTCTCCCCAGGCTTTCTTTAGCCTACCCCTCCCTCTCTTCGGGCCCATCACTAccagcctctcacacctcctcactggcgTGTCAACGCATCTCCACTGCACATGACTGAATCAAACAAATAAGAtaacaatattttaaaattaatctCCTTTGCTTTGGGCCGCGCATCGTGCGAATACGAATACTAGTAGCTACTAATAAAAGTAAATTAGGAACTAATAATAAATTATGTCTTTGTTTTCAAACTAAACAAGTAAAAGTAGACGGAGTAGTGCAAACTTCCTTTTCAAAATATTCATTAGTCGTATTGAGGTTCCCTATTTAGCAATTTTacatggtatttttttttttccactcaaACCCCCCAAAAAAAGCGCGCAAATCGTACGTTTTCAAAAGTTAGGGTTCATTTTTGTGAACTTTATTCCACAATCTCACTCTTCTACTTCTACAATTCTCTACATTATTCTCGATATTTTCAGGTATGTGTAGCAATTTAGTTTCTGCTCGACAAacttaccatttttttttttttttatatttaaagcATCTTTTGTGCTCAAATTATAGTAATTTCGTTACTTGTAATATTGAAACCCGTTACTGATGACCTGCTTTGTATCATGTTGCTGAAATACCTTTTAGGTCTTTAATGCTTTAATTTAAGAACTGAACATAATTGGTGTACTTAAGTATTATTACCCCTTTCATTTATTTTCAGTTCCACTAAAGTTAAATGTTAATAACTGTCGTATTAAGACCAATTTTAGTTTTCTATCATGTCTTTGGCAGTATTGGTATGAAAAACAAGTGGTTTACTTACATTTCTACGGTTTTTTTACTTGCATTCTGTGGCGGAACTTTCttggggtgtgttcggtatgaaggaaaatgttttcttgaaaaatgtttttcttttttccaggaaaataagtgggtttcttatgtattttcttgtgtttggtacgTACGTAAAAAAATAATAGCTTAAAAACATTTGTGAATTGATTAAATGACCCTCTACAAAATATAACAGATCGCCTCTGTGTTATATCAATATCGCCCATGTATACAGAGGGTCATACCTCTATTCATTTTTGTAAAGACCCCTTTTAACTAATTTCCTCGTATACaatctagacaaatactatgAGAGGTGGAGGTGGGGTAGGTGTGTGGGGGTGAAGATGAGATGTGTTGGAGGGTGGGGAGGACACAATCAATGTGGAATGCCACTTGCGGAacttattttcctagagaaaaattttccaaaaattttgatcaaccgaacatggaaaaatgggaatgttttcctccataccgaacacacccttagtcATGGGTGCTTATGTGCCTTTAATATAGAGTAGTGAGTATCTACTAATCAGTAATCACATAAGTGGTGGTTGGTCAATCTATTTGCATATTGGTACTACTTTCTCCATCCCATAGTAGTTGTCACATTTTCATTTTTTGCGCACTCCTTAAGAATCATAAATGTGTTTTTACTACCTTACCTTATCTCTCTCCAGTAAATTGCACTTTAGTTAATATTGATTACTTTCAAAAACAGTTAATGTTAAGGACAAAATGGGAAAAATTTAATTAACTCTATTTTGATTTTGTAAATTGACAAGTATTTTGGAACGTATATTTTTAGTAATGCtgacaactaatatgggacggagggagtagcttCCTATATACAAATACAATGCACGGGTCAAAGACAAGCACCCATTAGTCCCTAGTTTTTGAGGCTTGTCTTGATTTAAAATAGTAATGTCTGTTGTATGACTATTGATTGCCCTATATCTCTATAGTGTTAGTACTTGCTATATAAGGTTGGTCATGGATGAAGATGTGTATAGCAGGAACTTGGACCATGATTGTTTTTAAGGAGCTTTattctttcgtttttttttttctttttcccccaAGAGTTGTTTGTCAGGGAGAAGAGAGGAAAGAGGGGAAAATGGACATCAAGGATGCAGGGTCTTCACTTGATTCTTTGGTATCCTCATTCAACACTCGGATATCGGAGATTCAACAGCTTGTCGTAGCTCGAAACAGTAAATTATCCGCTCAACTTGTTGTTCTAAAGATTATCGAAGTTACTTATTCCTGATCTTCAATTTTTATGCAATGTGGACAGTGTACCCAGCGAGCAGTGTTTCAGATTTGTCAGCTATTGACTCTGCATTGAAGGTCTTGGAGCTTCAGCTCCACAAAATAAAAATCCGGATGCGTGAAGAAACTGAAGCCATCCCCAAAGCCAAggtgttctctctctctctctctctctctctctaagcctGAGGCTGTATTGCCAATTCGATTTTAGCAAGGATTATCTTAGGCATGCAATCCATTTCCAAGTCTAGATAATGCATTACCTTGGAGGTGTTTTCCTTTTCTATGTATTATGGGGACTGTCAATTGATTTCCACTCTATCTGTTCTTTCTAAAAGAAACTCTGAAATTTGTTAATGTCCTTGTCATGACTCTGTCCAGAATCTAGTTAGCTCATTTTATGAACTTTTGGAATGTTTGGTTAGTGTTTCCATGAATCTTACTGTAGGGCTAATGCCTTTGTTATAGGATGCACATTCCTCTGTGTTTATGGTCCACCTTGTTTTTGGAAAAGCAAGTATGGTGCTATTATGTATTACAGCTTAGATGTAAACAAGCGTTGTAAATGCAATAATTCATTGCTTCTTCGGCTGTGATTTTGGCTGCAGAAGCTGATAGAAGCATCGCTGCGCCAGCAAAAGAAATTGCAAAATTTATCTGCTGTTGTTCCATCATATGTTCCTGATAGAGTGACTAAAACAATTGATGATGTTACTAAATGGTAACATTCTGTACTATGTAACGAAATATCTTACCAACATGCAGTGCTTACGCCTTAAGAAGATTCATTCTTTTTTATAGTTCACATCTAGAGGCCAGTGTTGAGGATCTTGGTTCCGTGTCTCTGAAAATTGAGGAGCCCGTACCCAAGGTAACAAGTTCTCCTTGATTATCTAACTCTCTGCATATCGCATGATTGTCACTGTCCAGGAAATGCAAGTTACCTCTTATGTCTCCCCTGTAGCTTGATAATAGATAGTGTCAGTCATACTTAATCTGGTCAAACAACAGGAAGGCTTTAACTGGGTTATCTGATTGCATAAAGGGCAAGATTCCCTTTTTTCTAATTGGCCAGAACAATGGAAAATCAATATCATTGTAGGATCGGGAATGTAGATCTACTCACTCATCTTTGTTTCTAGGGCCTTCCAATGAGGTCTGTGCAGGGAAAAGAAAAGGACTTTCAAGAGTGTCGCAGATTATGCACCCCAGTTTTGATATAATAATGTGATCAGAGGATGCAATTTACCATTCGTCGTCTAGTTGAAAGACATTTTCTGAGTGATTCTATTATTCACTGTTTGGAACTGCTTCAAATGGATTTCCAGTACCATGATAAACATGTGGTGATCTCaccctacatttttttttttatttcaggaGAAAAAAGGCCGTGCCTCCCCACCACTTTTCTATGTTAATGCAGATGAACTGAATGCTGTACCACCGTAAGCTCTTTCTAACTTCTCTTGAGGTATCAATTTTTGTGTACCTTATACAGCAAAGATACCCCCAacttgttaggtgtggaattggccaacaagtcaattcttttgttcacatagtcgtgatgtaagcgcttacctcatcataggaaattcattcctataaataggcacaccaagatcatttgcaatatacaccaaaaaattgaagaagacaacacatcccatagagagaaaaatctaagagaaatactcttagtgaaagacttaagtaagagaagtctttgagagaatttttagtaaaaattcttgagtgtaattgggaatGAGGTTGTGaagttgagtgttgtaaacacttgtaatatttcttctttaataagatctgcagcagcaacgtggacgtagctctcacattgagggtgaaccactataaatctgtgtgtgctatttattcttcgcttacatcacgacgtaagtaggttctgtctaaggaggttggtatttaagtggtccagccgtgaccctccaatctttcctgcgaacttgcttacaaaggtcggatttgggattcaaatcctaacaactggtatcagagcaacaggttgtgttgtgatttagaaacgataggaggcgaagatggtacgatgcatggcatcggtaaattcgatggtacagattttgcgttctggagaatgcaaattgaagattatttatatggcagaaagcttcatgaacctctgagtccgaaaccagaggagatgaagcaagcagattgggatctcctcgacagacaagttctgggagtcattcggctaacgctgtcgaagaacgttgctcacaacgtggcaaaggagaagaccaccgcagatatgatgaaggtattgtctgatatgtatgagaaaccttcggcaaataataaagtatttctcatgaagaaactatttcatctaaagatgatggaaaatgctcatgttgctgcacacataaatgaattcaataccattgtaaatcaattatcatcggtaaaaattgatttcgatgatgaagtacaagctctaattttgttggcatccttaccaaatagctgggagccaatgagagcagcggttagtaattctgtcggcagtaacaaactaaagttcaacgatgttagggatcgtatccttgctgaggaggtgcgcaggacagattctggagaggcatcgacgagttctgcttttaacgttgaaaacagaagcagaaattttgacagaaactacaaccgaaataggggcagatcgaagtcaaggaatggcaggggtcaatccagaccaggacgaacacatgagtgttggaactgtggaaaaccaggtcacttcaagaagaactgcagggcgccaaagaaggaggacaacaagggggctggaatcaacgctgctacggaagacattggcgatgcgttgttgctatcggttgacagcccgatagactcttgggtgcttgattcaggagcgtcctttcataccaccccacatcatgatataatgacaaactacgtggctgggaatttcggcaaagtttatttagccgatggagagccgctagacgttgttggcacgggagacattaatttgaagatgtcaaatggatcctcgtggaagattacaaaagttagacatgttccaaagctgatgcgaaacctgatctcagtaggtcagcttgatgatgagggatatgatctcaactttggtaatgggtcttggaaggtggcgaaaggtgctatggtagttggctgaggaaagaagattggcactctctacatgaccactagctgtcgtgatactattgctgtggttgacaacacaaagaagacagatttgtggcattttCGGCTGGGACATATCaaccagaaggggatgaagctgttggtgacaaatggcttaattccggagctgaaaaCGGTGGatcttcatacgtgtgagagctgcattctcggaaaacaaaagcgagttaGCTTCTCAAATGctggcagggagttgaaggtcgagaagctggaattggtgcacacagacgtgtggggacctaccactgtcccctctcttggaggatcacactactacgtgaccttcattgatgattcaaccaggaaggtatgggtttattttatgaaaaataaatccgttgtgtttagtgtattcaaaagatggaaagccatggtcgagaatgaaacaaacctcaagttgaagtgtttgaggtccgacaacggcggagaatacaccgatggtgatttcaaacggtactgtgccgataatgggatcaagatgatgaagactattcctggaacgccgcaacaaaatggaatagccgaaagaatgaaccgaacgttgaacgagcgtgctcggagtatgagaatacactctggattgcccaagacattctgggcagatgcagtcaataccgcggccttcttaattaaccgaggaccgtcagttcccttggatttcagaattccagaagaagtctggagtggcaagaaggtaatctttcatttctgaaagtattcggttgcttatcatatgttcataatgatgatatgtctagaagcaagcttgatccaaaatcaaagaagtgttactttattggctatggtgacaccgagcttggttaccgattttgggatgaacaaaatcggaagatcatccgaagcaggaatgttgtcttcaacgaagaggtactgtacaaagacaagttgcaaaaaaatccagaatgtcaggacaaggaatcggaaatagtcgatttgagagACTTCCcaacacctgagccgcagccaggtacaaccgaggaaGAGGAacacaatccgagaaggtgctgatgaaagtgccgattctgaaacaaataagcAGACGCCAGTCACAGAACttcgtagatcatccaggatcaggaagccgattcacaggtactctccatccctcaactacattctactcactgatagaggggagccggaatgttatgaagaagcaatgcaagtcgatgaatcgaccaaGTGGGAGCAggcaatgaaagatgagatggattcactatcggcaaatcatacatgggagttagccgagttgccaaaggataagaaggcattgcaaaacaaatgggtttatcggataaaggaagaacccaatggaagcaagcgttataaagcaaggctggttgctaagggatttcaacagaaagaaggcatcgactatacggagatcttctctcccgtagtcaagatggtgactatcagaactgttcttggactggtagcaaaggaaaatctacatctgcaacagatggacgtgaaaactgcatttcttcacggtgatctagacgaggaaatctacatgcgacagccggagggattcaaagtcaaaggaaaggagaatctggtgtgcaaacttcaaaagagtctgtacggactaaaacaggctccaagacagtggtatttaaagtttgacagctttatgaagaaagctgatttttcaaggtgcgaggcagatcactgctgttacttcaaaaaatttgaagactcgtacatgatactgctactctatgtcgacgacatgctaatcgtaggagcaaacctacaggagattgatcggttgaaaaaggggttatcggaagagtttgcaatgaaggatttgggagctgcaaagcaaatccttgggatgagaatcgaccgaagcaaggagggcatgaaactctcacaagaagaatatgtgaggaaagttatcaaaaggttcaacatgcatgatgccaagccagtcagtactcccttggctggacactttcagttgtcaaaggatcagttgccgacaaccgaggatgagaagaagcagatggacaagataccttatgcatctgcaatcggtagtcttatgtatgcaatgatatgtacaaggccagacattgcacatgcagtgggagttgtcagccgatttatgagcaatccgggaaagcaacactgggaggctgtgaagtggatattcagatatctgaaaggcagctcgagttcagctctgtatttccgaaaatcaaaaacaggattgcaagggtatattgatgctgacaacggtggtgatattgatagcagaaagagcacatccgggtatgtttacacattcggaggtactgcaatctcttgggtttccaagttgcaaaagatagtagctctctctagttgtgaggctgagtacgttgctgtgacggaggccacaaaggaaatgatgtggctacaatcttttctgcgggaattggatcaggaccacgagggaagtgtgctatattgtgatagccaaagtgccattcatttggcaaagaacccggtctaccatgctcgaacgaagcacatacaactccggtaccatttcattagatcagctttggaagatggagcgctagtgcttgagaagatcgcagggagtcagaatccaacagacatgctgacaaaggcagtgccgatagacaaactgaagctatgctcagcttcagttggcctgcacgaagtatgaaactaggagagaactgctgcatcgatcaaagtgtgaagacaaattaaaattagtcttcaagtgggagatttgttaggtgtggaattggccaacaagtcaattcttttgttcacatagttgtgatgtaagcgcttacctcatcttagtcgtgatgtaagcgcttacctcatcttaggaaattcattcctataaataggcacaccaagatcatttgcaatatacaccaaaaaattgaagaagacaacacatcccatagagagaaaaatctaagagaaatactcttagtgaaaggcttaagtaagagaagtctttgagagaatttttagtaaaaattcttgagtgtaattgggaatGGGGTTGTGaagttgagtgttgtaaacacttgtaatatttcttctttaataagatctgcagcagcaacgtggacgtagctctcacattgagggtgaaccactataaatctgtgtgtgctatttattcttcgcttacatcacgacgtaagtaggttctgtctaaggagtttggtatttaagtggtccagctgtgaccctccaatctttcctgggaacttgcttacaaaggtcggatttgggattcaaatcctaacacaaCTCTCTACCCTCCTGCCGAGAGAGACCAAAAGGTTCCTGATATAAAAGAGATGCTGATTTCTTTTAATGCTTATGCATCATAAAACTCTCGTATATTTGCTGACAATAAGAGATGTAAATTGCAGGTATATGAAACAGCGAATCACTTTGGAAAAGGTCAACGCTGCAATAGATGACATGGCCACTTATGCTGAAGGAACATCCCAGCTTCTCAGAGCCCCTCGTAAAAAGGTTGCTCTTTTGTCAATTTGGTTATACATAATTTCATTTGAAACTTGATATTATTTCAGTGCTGATTCCTGTATTTTTCCTTCTGAAGCTCACAGAAAATCTTGTGGAGAGAGCAATGGTAAGTGATCCGAATCTTGCCAATTTAATTTGACATTCTCATAACTAAAATTGGGGTACCACATATCCAATAGAGATTGGAACTTGGCTCTTTTAAGCCTCACCAATGTTCATTGCAGTTCTATTTTCAACCAGAAACGATGTATTCCTTGTATTATTCACAAATCATATATAGAAAGATGGACCCTTCTTCTTTAAAATATCTCTACTTCCCAAACTGTCCATATTATTTGCAAAATGATAAGGCCGGCCTTACCTATCAGATTATCAATTTATGATACAGAGTTGGTGGTTTGAGCATTCTGATCTGGATAGGGTTCACTTTCTTTTGGTTTCTATCATTTACAGAAGGAATCACTTTGGAAAAGAGGGTGTAAGCATTTTATTAGCCCAACTCATACAGTTGTATGGATTTCCTTGCAAGGGCACCTATGGAATCCTGAGGCAGCTCAGgattggagttagggtttgtttggtacgatggaaaatgttttccttgaaaataagtgattttcttacttattttttggcgtttggtaagtaagcaagaaaataattttcctatGAACATTTATATGTAATATAGTTAAATACTATAGGGGTGGGGTGGTGAGGGGTGAGTTGGTCAAGGGGTGGAGGGGGTTGGGGGAGTTAGAGGGCGGGGAGGAGACTTTGAGCTTGGAACgccacttgtggaacttgttttccctactccTGTTGGGGAAGTAATTTTCCAGATTTTTAAGGAATTTGTTTTCCTAGAGAATATTTACAAAAcaatttgaccaaccaaacatgggaaaattggagaactttttcattttcctccataccaaacacacccttagtgaTAAAAATTGCATGTGGCACCCTTTTAGGAATTAGTTGCAAATAATTGTGATAAAAAATGTCTGGCAACCTTGGGATTCGTACAAATAATCCAAGTCTTGAGACCTAACTACTGTAGGGATGAGGTGTCTTAGGTTCGGTCTTATCCTTGAGACCATCATATATTCCCTTATATGCCAAGTTTAGTTTCCTCTGGTTTGCTTGATTCTTGGTCTATTCATGCGTCCGCAAGACATAATGTCTTAAAGGGCTCCCTTCAGCCTTACATCCTTTATAGAATCTAGTTTTGTACTTTTGTTCATGCTGTGTCATTGGAATATTAGCTAGTTATGAACTATATTTAACCAGTCTGCTTACGGTATATTCTGTTCCTTGTGGTATATTTCTGTCAGGAAGTGGAACCTTTGTTGATTAAATTTGTCGTGCTTAAACAACATAAAGCTACTCATGTTTTGCAGGAATTAAGAGATATTGGAGCAACAGAAGCAGTTAAAGGAAAGCATTTCTTTCTTGAAACTGACATCAAAGGGCCTTCACTGAAGCTTGACAATACAGGGAAAGCAATACTAACTGTGAGTTGTTCTTTTATGTTAAGACAAAAATTACATGCTTGTGACTAACGACTGTATCTGGAAAAAAATTGTACTTTCCTGTTTACACAACTTAATGAAACTTCAAAGTGTATTTGGATTTTGACTCGAATCATTTTTCCTTCTCATTTTTCTAAAACGACGGTTGGCTTTTAACTTTTATTTCAGTTGTATTGTAACCTGACATGTAAAGGTTTTTCATCATGATGTCAATCTCTTAACACCTCTTTTCTATTTCAAGTATCTTTTTGCTACTTCACATTCGACAAAATTGATGTAGGATTGGTTTGAAAATCCTTTCTGATTTATGCTTTGACAAATAATCTCAGACATCAGTTTTTTTTAATCATCTTTTTATGTTCTGAAAAGATTGACCGTAACTAGTTTTAGCGGATTtctgctgattttgattcattCTCTTGACAATGACTTTCATGCCCTAGAACTATAGCAGCTTCACATTGAAACATATCCACATGCTTGGTTCGATTAGCACCTCTACTTTCCGACTCAAAGCACTTATCCAGCAGCACCAACTATACAAGCTTGGGCTCCAAAACCAATGACTCAATAAAAGATTGATGCTTCTTGGTACTAATGTAATTTGTGATTGGCAGGTCCTCCGACACCTTGGTCGTATAAGTGAAACTCGAATTGGTCATCACCGCGTGATCCTTCTTTCGAAGCCTCACTAAATTGCAACCGATGCTCAGTTAGTAATTTAAACAGCTTCATGTGAGTAGTTCATTTAGCATATGACTGGCAAATTCAAGCTCTCCTCAAGTGCAGACACCTATCAGAGGAACATGTTTTTGTTTACAGTATGAAATTTTATTAGATTAATTAACGATGTTTGACTATTAAACCATCTAGATAATCAGTTTTGTTGATGCAAGCCTTGATACAAGGTTCATAATATATAAAGGATCAAATGTTAGTAGCAGTGATTATTGTTAATTTGTGTCAACTTTTTGGTTACAAGGCCTAGAGAAAACCTACAGGTCTGATATCACAAGACCTTCTCCAATTCACTCTTTAAGTGGTCAAAGCTTACAAATTTCACTATAATTGATTTGATATCTAACCAACTGATAAAAATCGAATAGTAAACAAAGTTTGTAAGGCATCAAGCTGATAACTGTACTGTCACTGGGTGTGAGTAAGTCTTTACCTTGTATAAAGTTCATTATCTTACCGAGATTAACAAACGTGACAATGAAAGTCATCAAGCACGTATCTGGTCCAATTTTCTCCAGTGGACAACATTTTGAGGTTTGTTGTCATATTACATTCGTAGATGTGCTGAATCAAGAAATTGAGCAGAAGGGATTTTGTACAATTGGCCAACTTGCAAATATGTCTACAAAGACTAACAGGTAGCCTAAAATTTGGTGTTGTAGTATTGCACTTGGAGCATTGACAGTTTATGCATTAAGGGTAGTGGTTGAATATTAGTGCATGTTACATATTTCCTGGAATTATTTTCTTGAGTGATACTCTAATAATTTAGTCCATGTTTCATATTTTTGAGTTTAGTGTAGTAGTGCgtagtttattttattttggtcAATGGATATTGGCTATAGTTAAATGGATCATGTTCTAGCAATTATTTGTTGTAGTTGTAGACCTTGTGTCCAAAGCTTTGTTTAGTAGCTTAACTTCAACTTTTAGTAATTTTTAACCTTATAAGCCTATAAATATAGGCTATTCTCTCTTACTTTTTATCAATGAATCTAGAGAATAGAAAGCAAGTCACCTATAATGCTCTTTCGTCATTGGTTAAAGCGTAATACGTCCTTTTATGTTATTACGTCTTTTTGTTTTGTGGTcaatcataatatagcaaatGTATTTGGAAGAATTACAATAATGAATATAGTAAAACATCACAGGAATAGATATTATAGTAAATTCTATTGAGTCAAATCCTCAAACTTGCACAAATCCCTATAGCCACTCCACCCAACTTCACCAACAAATTTGTAAAGCCTCCAATAAATTTGGGTTAGGTCAGTATCAACTGGTAGCATTCCCACTTGTGCTGCTAACCAATCCATGTACTCTATCTGCCAACAAATTCTTCACTAACTTTAGTGTTAAAATAGTAAGAATTAATCAGACAGGTTTTTGATAAATGTAAGGCTCAATACATTGATAGCTCCTCAAATTTGTCAGCCATATTTTATTTAAACACTCGAACTACGACTTGTTCTAATTGAATAACTGAACACATGATAAAATGTTCCTATTAGATTCTTCCGGTTCAAATTTTGAAATTATTTTGCGCGTGTTCTCAAGTACCCATTACGTAGataagttaaccacttaaaatatgtcacctACTTTAATTATGTGCATTCACCTCCATAAATCGTAAAACCCCAAGTGTTTTCCAATTGAAGGAGATGACATATTTTGAGTAGTTAGCTTATCTACGTAATGAGATCTTGATTCTCAGTGCACCAATAATGATAAGACGTTGGGGTTCGAGTTTCACCGCACTATGAGGCTAAGACATTGTGTTAGAGTCTCAATGCGTCATGATGTGAGAGACCCTGCATTTTGCG
Encoded proteins:
- the LOC132640737 gene encoding spindle and kinetochore-associated protein 1 homolog, whose translation is MDIKDAGSSLDSLVSSFNTRISEIQQLVVARNMYPASSVSDLSAIDSALKVLELQLHKIKIRMREETEAIPKAKKLIEASLRQQKKLQNLSAVVPSYVPDRVTKTIDDVTKCSHLEASVEDLGSVSLKIEEPVPKEKKGRASPPLFYVNADELNAVPPYMKQRITLEKVNAAIDDMATYAEGTSQLLRAPRKKLTENLVERAMELRDIGATEAVKGKHFFLETDIKGPSLKLDNTGKAILTVLRHLGRISETRIGHHRVILLSKPH